From a region of the Panicum virgatum strain AP13 chromosome 2K, P.virgatum_v5, whole genome shotgun sequence genome:
- the LOC120686002 gene encoding uncharacterized protein LOC120686002, with translation MAAMMMTAGESKSPARALRRLAGAAVAAVLLRRTFSASKCKTEARMATARMKLLRNRRGAQVRQMRRDIAALLRDKQEDTARIRVEHVIREQNFMAANEIIELFCELIVTRLPIIAKQKECPADLKEGICSLIFAAPRCSELPELGRIRDIFEKKYGKDFVSAAVDLRPDAAVNNLLIEKLSVKKPSGQTKLKVLKDIAKEHQIDWDTTESEQELLKPPEDLIKGPSTFVEASNMPVKTTLTSHVVQPIPTSFSSRYSDDESDDGDTMQFKDAASAARAAAESAERAASAAKAAADFANKNNHPFDEVEDCKASAHESTHPRKRQSMSNSSKSSRKEDTDAFEELKPHGGKASSTGSFSGTNCVEDRDNYPVDLDTKTMRRRNSRAARKVHSEIKFDDSEGLCSDSEDENDVEIQSVERPLPPTREPFTENRHSEEGEPDNDFPEFPKANLHSRVHPNMPLDYETLTARFEALKSGKLP, from the exons ATGGCGGCGATGATGATGACCGCGGGCGAGTCCAAGTCCCCGGCGCGCGCGCTGCGGCGGCTGGCCggcgccgcggtcgccgccgtgcTGCTCCGCCGCACCTTCAGCGCCTCCAAGTG CAAGACGGAGGCGCGGATGGCGACGGCGCGGATGAAGCTGCTGCGGAACCGGCGGGGGGCGCAGGTGCGGCAGATGCGCCGCGACATCGCCGCGCTCCTCCGCGACAAACAGGAGGACACCGCGCGCATCAGG GTTGAACATGTAATTAGAGAGCAAAACTTCATGGCAGCCAACGAGATCATTGAACTATTCTGTGAGCTGATTGTTACGCGTCTCCCCATCATTGCAAAGCAGAA GGAATGTCCAGCAGACTTGAAAGAAGGCATCTGCAGTTTGATATTTGCAGCTCCAAGGTGCTCAGAGCTCCCTGAACTCGGTCGAATTCGtgacatttttgaaaagaaGTACGGCAAAGATTTCGTTTCTGCTGCAGTTGACTTGCGCCCAGATGCTGCTGTTAATAACCTT CTGATCGAGAAGCTGTCTGTTAAGAAGCCTTCTGGGCAAACTAAACTGAAAGTTCTAAAGGATATAGCAAAAGAGCATCAGATTGATTGGGATACCACTGAGAGTGAGCAGGAGCTTCTGAAACCTCCTGAAGATTTGATT AAAGGCCCAAGTACATTTGTTGAAGCTTCCAATATGCCTGTTAAGACTACTCTGACATCACATGTTGTGCAACCAATTCCAACTAGCTTCAG CTCTAGGTATTCGGATGATGAATCTGATGATGGGGACACTATGCAATTCAAAGATGCTGCTTCGGCCGCGCGAGCAGCTGCAGAGTCTGCTGAGAGAGCAGCATCTGCTGCCAAGGCCGCAGCTGATTTTGCCAATAAGAACAACCATCCATTTGATGAAGTCGAAGATTGCAAAGCTTCAGCTCATGAATCCACTCATCCCCGCAAGAGGCAGTCAATGAGCAACTCAAGTAAGTCATCCAGGAAAGAAGATACAGATGCCTTTGAGGAACTAAAACCCCATGGAGGGAAAGCATCCAGCACTGGAAGCTTCAGCGGAACGAACTGCGTAGAAGACAGAGACAACTATCCTGTGGATTTGGACACTAAGACAATGCGAAGAAGGAACAGCCGTGCTGCTCGGAAGGTGCACTCAGAGATAAAGTTTGATGATTCTGAGGGACTGTGTTCAGATTCAGAGGATGAGAATGATGTGGAGATACAATCGGTAGAAAGGCCACTACCTCCTACAAGAGAGCCTTTTACAGAAAACCGTCACTCTGAAGAGGGAGAGCCCGACAACGATTTCCCCGAGTTTCCAAAGGCAAACCTTCATTCTCGTGTTCATCCAAATATGCCCCTTGACTACGAAACTCTCACTGCACGCTTTGAGGCGCTCAAGTCCGGCAAGCTTCCATAG
- the LOC120695471 gene encoding protein FAR1-RELATED SEQUENCE 5-like: protein MEPPAAGNAMELGAASSGEGANSDSLVAAQQTWSHPLNSAALDAPIIQSRPSAMELLAAMERPSAMEPAAGSHVNFGVVDDHDGINVDAGVEAHPDRPSTPQHLSTAVSCTSDRSNTNPKEHLKPKLGMIFDTLKDVEEFYKSYAHEVGFSVRVGQHKKGNEEILIKRYYCSREGYRKENVPNASDESGKKRKTHNVMETRCGCQAHIVVKLGSDKKYRIISMVEEHSHGFVSPDKRHLLRSNRRVSERAKSTLFNCHKASIGTSQAYRLLHVSEGGFENVGCTKRDLQNNYRDLRIKIKDADAQMFVAQLERKKEVNPAFFYEFMVDDEGRLVRVFWADAICRKNYSVFGDVVSVDATYTTNHYNMKFVPFTGVNHHLQSVFLGAAFLADEKIESYVWLFVTFLKAMGGVAPHLITTDEDASMKAAIAQILPYTAHRLCMWHIMEKVPEKVGPSLRENEGFWERLNKCVWGSENSDEFVSQWNSIMTNYGLMENDWFSSRFNIRESWIPVYFLDIPLAGMLRTTSRSESANSFFNRFIHRKLSFVEFWLRFDTALECQRQEELKADNVSLHTTPKMMTPWPMEKQCSVIYTHEVFSKFQEQIVVARDHCIVQGIEECEDIKCFTISSLSGKERVVQMNKTNMFGRCSCKLYESYGIPCRHIIQVLRAEKQNEVPSSYILKRWETRCKRELFYDHEGNLLDEKPKDPREVAMRKKISESRNKFEDLIQMAKNTEQGMDFLYSSLSNLVEPLQKITPATRVDKQDEYESFLGNRIPTEVDIHPPNDIRSKGRSKRIRKSKEPKTGSGSKGKKKRKCRKCKQVADHDARNCPNNVVG, encoded by the exons ATGgaaccgccggccgccggcaacGCGATGGAGTTGGGAGCTGCGTCTTCGGGAGAAGGCGCCAACTCCGACAGCCTCGTCGCCGCCCAACAGACATGGAGCCACCCACTTAACAGCGCTGCTCTCGACGCTCCCATCATTCAAAGCCGCCCGTCCGCCATGGAGCTCCTCGCCGCCATGGAGCGGCCGTCTGCCATGGAACCGGCGGCCGGCAGCCACGTGAACTTTGGCGTTG TGGATGATCATGATGGCATCAACGTCGACGCCGGAGTTGAAGCCCACCCTGACCGTCCAAGCACACCACAACACTTGAGTACAGCA GTCTCTTGTACAAGTGACAGAAGCAATACAAATCCCAAAGAACATTTGAAGCCAAAACTTGGAATGATCTTTGATACACTCAAAGATGTGGAGGAATTCTACAAGTCGTATGCACATGAAGTTGGTTTCTCAGTTCGTGTTGGTCAGCACAAGAAGGGAAATGAGGAAATATTAATCAAGAGGTATTATTGTTCAAGGGAAGGGTATAGAAAGGAGAACGTACCAAATGCAAGTGATGAATCTGGGAAAAAAAGGAAGACACACAATGTGATGGAAACCAGATGTGGATGTCAGGCACATATTGTTGTCAAGCTTGGCAGTGACAAGAAGTATAGAATTATTTCAATGGTTGAGGAGCACAGCCATGGGTTTGTGTCGCCAGATAAAAGGCATTTGCTAAGATCCAACCGGAGAGTCAGTGAGAGGGCTAAGAGTACGTTGTTCAATTGTCATAAGGCTAGCATTGGCACCTCACAGGCATATCGACTTCTCCATGTTAGTGAGGGTGGGTTTGAGAATGTCGGGTGCACAAAGAGGGATTTACAAAACAATTATCGTGATCTCcgaatcaaaatcaaggatgcAGATGCACAAATGTTTGTGGCACAACTTGAGCGAAAGAAGGAAGTAAATCCtgccttcttttatgagtttaTGGTGGATGATGAAGGACGACTTGTTCGTGTATTTTGGGCAGATGCTATATGCAGGAAAAACTATAGTGTTTTTGGGGATGTGGTTTCGGTAGATGCGACATATACCACCAACCACTATAACATGAAATTTGTGCCATTTACTGGAGTCAACCATCACTTGCAAAGTGTTTTCCTTGGGGCCGCATTCTTAGCAGATGAAAAGATTGAGTCATATGTATGGTTGTTTGTGACCTTTCTTAAGGCTATGGGCGGAGTAGCACCTCATCTAATCACAACAGATGAAGATGCGAGCATGAAGGCTGCTATTGCTCAGATTCTACCATATACAGCTCATAGACTTTGTATGTGGCATATCATGGAAAAGGTACCTGAGAAGGTCGGGCCCTCTTTAAGAGAAAATGAAGGGTTTTGGGAAAGACTAAACAAGTGTGTTTGGGGGTCCGAGAATTCAGATGAATTTGTGTCACAATGGAATTCTATCAtgacaaattatggattaatggAAAATGATTGGTTTTCCTCTAGGTTTAACATTCGCGAATCATGGATTCCGGTATACTTTTTGGACATACCTCTAGCAGGAATGCTTAGGACAACATCACGATCGGAGAGTGCAAATTCCTTTTTTAACCGTTTCATTCATAGGAAGTTGAGCTTTGTTGAGTTCTGGCTAAGGTTTGACACAGCTTTGGAGTGCCAGCGCCAAGAGGAGTTGAAAGCCGACAATGTAAGTCTTCACACCACTCCTAAAATGATGACACCATGGCCCATGGAGAAGCAATGTAGTGTGATATATACACATGAAGTCTTTAGTAAATTTCAGGAACAAATCGTAGTTGCAAGAGACCATTGCATTGTTCAAGGTATTGAAGAGTGTGAAGATATAAAATGTTTCACCATCAGTAGCCTATCTGGAAAAGAGCGAGTTGTTCAGATGAACAAGACAAACATGTTCGGTAGGTGCTCCTGTAAATTATATGAGTCCTATGGCATCCCGTGTCGGCATATCATACAAGTGCTTCGCGCCGAGAAGCAAAATGAGGTACCATCGAGTTATATTTTGAAGAGATGGGAGACAAGATGTAAAAG GGAACTATTCTATGATCATGAAGGTAACCTACTGGATGAAAAGCCAAAGGATCCTAGGGAGGTGGCAATGCGGAAAAAAATTTCAGAATCGCGCAACAAGTTTGAAGACcttatccaaatggccaagaacACTGAACAAGGGATGGACTTTTTATATTCGAGTTTATCAAACCTAGTAGAACCTCTCCAGAAGATCACGCCTGCTACGAGAGTTGATAAACAGGATGAATATGAATCTTTCCTGGGTAATAGAATTCCAACTGAAGTCGATATACATCCACCAAACGATATCAGGTCGAAAGGGAGATCCAAAAGAATTAGAAAGAGCAAGGAGCCTAAGACCGGAAGTGGAAGTAAGGGTAAGAAGAAGCGCAAGTGTAGGAAATGTAAGCAAGTAGCTGATCATGATGCACGCAATTGCCCAAACAATGTGGTTGGCTGA